DNA from Leptospira neocaledonica:
GAAGAGGTTGGGAAGGTACAGTCAATGTTGAAAATACCAGAGATATTATTTCGAAAATGGAAAGAGGCAACCTTCTCATTTTTCCGTCTGAAAATATATAACGTTTTTTAGATGTAGGATTGGAGATTAAGATATCCAATCCCAAGCGTGCAGCAAGGCTTTCCAATTCCCAACAATTTAGAATTCCGTTTGCTGCCGTTTCTACGATCCCGTATTCCGTTCGAACAGAACGGATTAGTCCACCAGTACTTTCTCTTTTTTCCAGTACTAATACGGACTCGCCCTTCTCTAAAGCAAGAAATGCATGCAGAAGGCCGGTAAAACCCGCGCCGATTACTATATGATCCGGAACCCATTTCGCCACGGATACAAAGTAATGGGATGGAAACTATTGGCAATAAAATCCTAGATTTTCTTTCAAATGGAAGAAAAGTTTTTGTCAGGATCAGAATTCGAATCTGTAACCCATCGTATATTTGGTTTCCATTCCGGAGAAGGTCCCATTACCTGAAAATCCACTTCCTGCTCCGACGCTCGCAGGTATTGCAGATATCACCATTCCCTTGCTTTGTCCGTCTGAAAACTGAACCACTGATTTGACAGAATTTGCAAATAAATACGAATCAATCAGATTCAAAAGATAAATCCCGCCTAACACGTATAAGGCGCCTTGGTATTCTTTAAAGTTTTTGTCGGCTTCTTCTCTTTTAAGTTGAACCTGACTAGATTGATTCGCTAGATATGCATCAATAGGAGATAAAGACGGTGTAACCGCCGCTTGGGCTTGACCAAGTGCCGCAAGTGTCAGACTTTCTCTTGTGTACGGATTTCCCAAATCCCCATATTCTTTTACAGAAGTTCTATAAACTCTAAACTTATCGTAAGCCACAAATGCTGCAGCCGCAAATAGGGTAGGGTAGAGAAGGGACTGAAATTTTCTGTCCGTATAATATTGACCCCAACCCGGTATAGCCGCAGATCTCATGAGTGCATTCAAAGGACGTTTAGCTTCTTGTTTACGAAGTTCTTCGAGGCGGCGAGCTTCTTCGTCGGCGGCTGCTTGTTTTTTCAGATCTTCTTCTTTTTGTTTTTCTTCATCCAATTGTCTTTGAGCAGCTTCTTTATCTTCTTGCTCTTTTTTGTCCGCGGCTAGTTTGTCTTCTTCCTCTTTGCGGATCTTTTCCTCTTCGTCGTCGTTTACGTCTTGGAAAAGTATTTTAAGGATCAGATCTTTATCTACTTTACGTTTTCCTGATTCTGTTTGTAAAAGAACAGAATGCTGGTTTTGGGTAATGATATCCCCTTTTACTTTTCCACCTTCTCTCAATAGAACGGTGACGGGAAAGATCCCGATAGGAGCAAAAACGATCAATAAGATCGGAATTATTTTTCTTAAATGTAAAGATGACATTTCAAAAACGAAAAAGTGTTACGCCACTAAAGTCCCCAGAGTATTGGACGAAAAGAAATTAATTTCCAAATGAGTCCTCTAAGGGAAGAACAGCTATTGGACCCGAATATTTCAGAAAGAGAGTCAAATAGACTGAGAAAACACCTTGGTTTCAGGACTTTTTCTTCTCAAACGCATGTCCAAACCTGTACACGCATTCCTTAAGAAAGGTTTTCCCAGGTCTGTTAAAACAAGGGTTTTTCCTTTCCACTCAATTAAATTATCGTCTTCCATACTGGCCAAATAGAGGCGAACCTCTTCAAAAATTGGATCCGGAACCTCCACTTTTCCCAAAGTAGAAAGTTTTAGAATGAGTTCTCTTTGGACCAAATCTTCCGAATTTAATTTATGTCCCCTGAGAATTGCCTGTCCGTTTTCCGAAATTTTTCTTTGGTATTTTTTCAGGATCTTTTCGTTCTGATAAAAACAATCCCAACTATCCGAAATTGCAGACACCCCTAAACCCAAAAGTAGGTCAGTGGATTTAGTGGTATATCCCATAAAATTGCGATGAAGATTTCCATTCCGATAAGCTGCATAGAGTGAATCGGACTCAAGAGCAAAATGGTCCATTCCAATTTCCTTATATCCTGCGCTTAAGAAAAGTTCTCTTCCGATCTCATAGAGTTCTCTTTTTTCTTCTCCCTTAGGTAGATCATCTTCTGTGAATAATCTTTGGGCAGCTTTAATCCAAGGTACATGAGCATAACTATAGAAAGCGATACGATCAGGCCTAAGCTCCAATGTTTTTTGGATGGTCTGCCTCATACTTTCCTTGGTTTGTTTGGGAAGTCCATAGATAAGGTCGAAATTTACCGAATGATAACCCAACTTGCGTGCACCCTGAGTGATTGTTTCAGTTAGTTCATAAGGTTGGATACGATTTACCAATCTTTGCACTTCAGGATCAAAGTCTTGAACTCCCAAACTAATTCTTGTGAATCCGTAATTTGCTAATACTTCGAGTTGAGAAATCCTAGTCCTTCTTGGATCCACCTCCAAGGAGAATTCAGGAGAATCGGATACATTCCAAGAATCTAAAATTGGTTTTAACAAACTTTCCAAGTTGGATTCGGAAAGATAAGTAGGAGACCCTCCGCCCAAATGTAACTCTCTCAACTCACGTTTAGTCAATTCAGGAAGTTCTTCCCGGTATTTTCTAAATTCCTGGAGAACGGTCTCCACATAAGGATCTTCTACAGTATGATTTTTGGTGATAGAAGTATTGCAGCCGCAAAAAGAACAAAGTGTCTCACAAAATGGAATATGAAGATACAATGCAACGGAAGAATCATCAGGCACCAACCTTCTACGAAGTGATCCTATCCATTCTTCTCTGGTAGGATTGTCTTCCCAATAAGGCACAGTAGGATAACTAGTGTATCTAGGTGCAGGGACATCGTATTTTCGGATTAAATCGGATTTGGAATTCATACGAAGGCCTCACGTATCGTATTTACGAAAGTTCTAATATTCGCTTCCGGGGTTTTTGGAAGGACTCCATGTCCCAAACCGCAGACCCATCCTGCTCTTTTTTCCGGGACCAAATCCAAAAACGGTCGGATCCATCGATTTAAATATTTCTTAAATTCGCCCGGCTCCATGAATAATAACGCTTGGTCGAAGTTTCCCTGCACAAAATGAGAACCGTTCCCTAAAAAACCTACGATATCGGTTCGATGATCCATCCCGAATCCAATAAGACCCGAAATTTCTCTCAAAGACTGCAAAGAGCCTGGAGCCAGATTTTTAGCATAATAACCGATTTTGCCAGGGAACGCCTCTACCAAAACTTTAATGGTAGGTAAAATCGCCTCTTGGAAGAATACAGGAGAAGCATCTCCTGCAGCGGTATCAAAGACCATTACGATCTCAGCACCACCTTCCAATTGCAGACGTATATTTTCTTTTAATAATGCCAAGATCTTCTCGTAAAAACCTTCTCTTAACTCCGCAGAAACTTTAGGAAGTATTAGGTTTCCATCATGTTTTCCTTGAGTAGCGTAACAGAATAAGGTCCAAGGCCCTCCGACAAATCCGATCAAAGACTTATCTTTTGGGATTCTTTTCCTCGTGCGAATCACGGCGTCTTTTTGAAATCCCATAAACTCTACTGCTTCTTCCAAAGAGTAAAACTTATTTAGATCTTCCAAAGTAGAAAGATGCCAGCCCAGTTTGGGGCCTTCTTCGCCGAAACGTAAACCCATTCCAAATGCTTCTAATGGAAAAAGAATATCGGAAAATAAAATTGCAGTATCAAAATCAAAATCATCCACAGGACCGAAAGCGACTTCTGCAGCCAGCTCAGGCACCTTACATAATTCTTCGAAAGAATGTTTTTTCCTTAAATTTTGGTAATGCCAATGATAACGACCGGCCTGGCGCATCATCCAGATCGGAGGAGTGGCCTGTGGTTCCAGTTTAAGGGCAGCTTGAAATCTAGTATTAGACATTTTTTAAGTCTCCGATCCATTGATAGCCGACTCCTCTTACGGAACGGATCGCATCTTCGCCCCTATCTCCAAAGGCTTGGCGTAATCTAACAATGGAATTATCTATAGTTCTATTTGTAGGGAATTTTTCCTCTCCCCAAAGGCGATCTAGAATCTCATCTCGGCTGACAGTTCTTCCTCTTTCTTCCACTAAGAAGTTCAAAAGAGCACAATCTCTTTTGGAAAGATGGATCTCTTCTTTAGAAGGTGTATGGATGCAGTATCCGTAAAAATCCAAAAGGTAACCTTCATAAGAATATTTAGCCTGTTTTATGGAATGTTTATGAGATTCTAATACGTGTTTGACTCTAATCAGTAATTCTTTCAGATGAAACGGTTTAGGAATAAATTCTTCAGCGCCTAGTTCGAATCCTCTCAAACGTTCCGGCGCACCTGAATGTGCAGTTAAAAATAAAAATGGAGGACAATCTTTTCTGGATTTTAATTCTTCTGCCAACTCAAATCCATCTCCGTCCGGCAAACGTACATCCAAGAGTATAAGGTCGGGCTTGGAATCTGCGGCCAAAACTTTTGCAGACTGAGCAGAAACAGTCCAGACCATTTCGTATCCTTCTTTTTCCAAACGTTCCTTTAAAGTTTCACCTAAGGAGCGATCATCTTCTACTAATAATAATTTCGCCTTCATACGCCGTTTCTCCCTTTGGAAGAATAAGAGGGGAGAACCAACTCCGCCAAAAATCCACCCGACTCGGAATTTCGAACGGAGAAATCTCCTCCCATTCTTCCGGCTAATTTTTCAGCGAGATATAATCCCACTCCAGTTCCACTTGTGCTCGTATGTCTTAAGAATAATCTTCCCAATAATCTAAAATCGCCTGAGAAACCTTTCCCGTTGTCTTCGAATCTAAACTTGATCTTGTCTCCAGAAACGGATTCTGAAAGAATTTTTACCTTCGTAGCTCCTCCGTGTTGCACGGAGTTTTCTAAAAGATTTCTAAAAATACTTTCTAAGGCTCTTCTATCCGCTAACACTTTGGTTTCTTTCCATTCCGTTTGGATATCCAACTCGGACCATTCTTCTCTTAGACTTTCTTCCCAGTGTCGGAGGTCCAACTCTTCCAAATATAATCCTTCGGATCTCATAAGACTTGCCAGATACAGGGCCTTATTCATCTGAGATTCTATCCGATCGGAATCTTTTAATAATCTATGAAGAAGTTTGTCTTTGCCTGCATCTACACCTTCTTCCAGCAAACTCTCTGCTTGCAATCTGAGACTCGCTAGAGGAGTTTTCATTTCATGGGTGACTGTAGAGAAAAAATCATGAATGAGTTTATTTCTTTTTTCTTCCCGAAAGGTAAGCCAAACCAAGGTCCCGCCACCGCTTACTAATAAAAAAAGAAAGAAGGCACCTTCCATTTTGATCATGGCACTTTGTCTCTCTAATTTATCCAAGAAATCGTTTTCAATTTTGGATCCCAAACGAGATGCGAGTTCGGTTGCCATTCTGTTCTGTCTTAATCCCAAAAAAAGCCACCAAACCCCGAGAGAGACCGTGGTCAGAACCCAGATAACCGGCAAAACAATCTTTTTGGAATCGAAGACCTTCATACTTTCAGTTTTTTTAATGCGAAATCCGCTTTCTCCAATGTTTCTGAAAGTATTTTGTCGGAATGGGCATAACTTAGGAAACCCACCTCATAACCAGATGGAGCCAAATAAATTCCTTCCGAGAGAAGTGCATGGAAAACTTTTGCAAAACCTTCCTTATGACCTGCCGGGATTTTATCCACAGTGCGAATAGGGGAGGGAGCCTTTTTATGAAACCAAAACAAAGAAGAATGTATACTGGAATCCCAATCTCCCTCAGGATCCCTCTCCCTTAAAATAGAGACCATTCCGGATACGAAAGATTTGGTGCGATTTTCTAAAACATTATACACATTTTCTTTTTCACATTTTTTTAATGTGGCAAGACCGGCTCTCATTCCGAACGGACTAGCACTCAAAGTTCCCGCTTGGTACACCGGCCCCTGAGGAGCTACCAGATCTAATAGCTCAGCTTTTCCTGCATAAGCTCCGACAGGGAACCCTCCGCCAATGATCTTTCCGTAGGTTACAAGATCAGGAGCAATTCCTAATTCTCCGCTCATTCCGGTCAGACCAACTCTGAAGCCGCTGATCACCTCATCGAAAAGTACAAGAGTTCCGTGTTTTCTAGCAATCTCAACGATCTTGGATAAAAATTCTTTTCTTTGTATTAATAAACCGTAATTTGCAGGCAAAGGTTCGATCACTAATGCGGCGATATTTTTACCTTCTTTTGCAAAAAGTTCCTCTACCGATTTTTCATCGTCAAGGGGGAGTACCAAAGTATTTTTGATCAGCTCGGAACCTATCCCTGCGCTATCCGAAGAAGATTCTCCTGCTAGTCCGGAACCCGCCTTTACAAGCAATGCATCCAAATGGCCATGATAACATCCGTCGAATTTTAGGATCTTATCTCTGCCGGTAGCAGCGCGAGCCACACGTAATGCGCTCATCACAGCTTCCGTTCCACTGTTTACGAATCGGATCTTTTCTACCCAAGGAATTTTGGATACAATCCATTCTGCAAGTTCCAGCGAATAAGGTTCTGCGGCGCCGAAACTCCAAGCAAGTTCCGCGGTTTCAGATACGATCTTCTGGACATCTTCGTCTCTATGTCCCAAGATCAAGGGCCCGAAACTCAAACAATAATCTATATATTCTTTTCCGGAAACATCCGTAAGTTTTGCACCCTTTCCGGATTGGAAAAATACAGGATCTCCTCCAACGGAACGAAAGGATCTAACGGGAGAATGTACTCCACCCGGTGCTACTTTTTTTGCTCTTTCAAAAAGTTCCTTAGAACTCGGAAACATCAGCCTAAAATCTCCTTTCCTCTTCTTGCTGCATAAGTGATCAGATAAGATACACCTGCTCTCGAGAACACTTGCCATGTTTCTTTCAGAGCATCTTCAAATTTACAAAATCCATTTTCTGCGAGCATCGCAATAGATGCATATTCTCCGCTTACTTGGTAAGCTCCCACAGGCAGACCGGTTTGTTCTTTAATCGGTAAAATAAGATCTATAGAAGTTATACCTGGCTTAACCATCAAAAGATCAGCGCCTTCTTCCGTATCTCTAACAGAAGAAAGAATAGAATCTTCTCTATTCCTAACATCGATTTGATAAGAAGAACGATCCCCATGACCAGGAGCGGACTCTGCAGCCTCTCTGAATGGGCCATAAAAATGACTCTTGAATTTTGTAGAATAACTCATGATCGGAACATGCTGAAAACCGTTAGAGTCCAGAATATTTCTATGACTTCTAATTCTTCCATCCATCATATCGGAAGGAGAAATTCCATCCGCACCGGATTCTGCATAACAAAGTGCGAGTTCGGAAAGCCTTTTAACAGACTTGATATTGTCAATTCTACCCTTTGGATCCAAAAGGCCACAATGTCCATGAGTGGTCAAAGAACAAAGACATGTATCCACCCAGAGGAAAATTTCAGGAAACTTTGATTTAATATTTCCTATTACATTTTTATAAAACGATTTAGGGATAGAATCATCCGACTTTTTTTCAGGAACCAAAAAAAGAAGGAAATGTTCCACTCCATTTTTCACATCCGATTCAATCTGAGAGAGAATAGATTCGCTAGTATCGCGGAATACTCCAGGCAAAGAGGACATTTTTTCGGGAGATTTCAGACTTTCTGCCACGAATATAGGCTGGACCAGTTTTTTAGGATTTAAACTTTCCGAAGACACCAAATTTCTGAGCGGGGCATTGAGGCGATTTCTCCTAAGACCCAACAAACTCTCGGAACTCATATAGCACCTCTTTTTGTAAGAAAATCCGGGACTTCTCCCTCACAGGCCCTTTCCCAGGATTCAAAATTCGGGAATGCGAAAATTTTCGCATCTTCACCTAATGTTTTTCTAATATATTTATATGTGGCTCCCGTCCCGCAAGAATGGATCCTGGAACCTATTTCCGGATTTTTTTTATAAGCCCGATCGAATTGAGAAGCGCTCATCCAGAAAAAATGAGAATACGCGGAAAGATCCGGCTGCTCCGAATCAAAATCCACTTTATAGGTTACGAACCTTCTCCACACACCCTCGATGATATCGCTTTCTTCATGAGTGAGTTTGATAAAGTCAGGATTGGATTCATAAAAACTAACGATATTTTTTGCGTCTTCTTCGCCTAAACCGTCAGTGGAGCCATTTACCCAAACATCCCTGGAGGCCAACTTCTCCCAGGTTTTTGCACCTGCCACGATAAAGATTGTTCCCACCCCGGGCAATACCCAGTCTTTAGGCAAAGAATCAGCCCTAGACACGAACCAAAACTTTTCTTTAGGAACAGAAGTTTGGACAGGAGAACGTTTCATTCTAAATCCCTGTCTTGGTTTTGGGAATACAAGATCCAAGGAAGAAGGTAAAGGTAATTCCTTTCCCTTCCATCTGTCGAAAGCATCCAACTCGGAACCAGAATCCGTTTTGCCTCGAACAAATAGAAAATCAGAAGCCCCACCTAAGATCACGGAAACACCGATCTTCTGATGACATCCACCGCCGAAGTAAGAGAGAATTTTTCTCTCTTCTAAGACAGCTTCTTCTTCCTTTAAATCGGAAAGTGGGAGTAAAAGTTTTTTGGTTCTTTCGTCACCCTTTCTGATCTCAGCTGCGAGCGCTCCCTGTGCAGGTGCATTCGGATTTTTTGATAAAGGAAGAACCATAAAAAGTTCATTTGAGATGGCCGATCTGATCTCTTTTCTGAGTTCGGAATATTCTTCCGTAGAAGAAAAAGAAAAATTTTCGGATAGAAGACGATCCAATGCGGCCTTAGCAACTACGAGCCCGGAAACCTCAGGATCCGCCTTCCATTTGCGAAGCCTGGTTTGTACATTTCCTCTTACCGGATGAAAACTGATCGGTAAATTTTGGAGACGAGAGGGGAGTGCCCCCGGAAGAAATGCAGTAAGATTATATTCTCTTCTTGGACTAGAAGAATGAATCTTAATTTCTTTAGGAGGATTTTCGTAAGAAGATCTTTTAAAAAGTAAAACATCTCTTTGGTCCGCTCGAGGAAGGACCATGATAATTTCTGTGCCCTCATGACCTTCCAGATCCAAGTCCTTATAGGAATGAACGACTACGTCTACATTTCCTTGGACTAGTTCTTTAGTTAAGTCTTGGGTAAAAACACCTCTGCTTCCCATTTTCCAAAGAGGAGTGCTTAGGTCTTGGTCCCCGCTTGCTTCCTTGAAAAAAAGTTGGAGCTCCAACTCAGGATACAATTTACACAATTGATCTTGTACGAGGCAGGTCTGTAATTTTGCGAGGGAACTTTTTCGGGAACCGATTCTTAAAACGTCGGACAAGGTAGGTCATCCCAACCGAATACAATTTGATGAGCTTCCAGTTCTCTTTCTTCCAAAAGCTCGTCTAAGACG
Protein-coding regions in this window:
- a CDS encoding response regulator transcription factor is translated as MKAKLLLVEDDRSLGETLKERLEKEGYEMVWTVSAQSAKVLAADSKPDLILLDVRLPDGDGFELAEELKSRKDCPPFLFLTAHSGAPERLRGFELGAEEFIPKPFHLKELLIRVKHVLESHKHSIKQAKYSYEGYLLDFYGYCIHTPSKEEIHLSKRDCALLNFLVEERGRTVSRDEILDRLWGEEKFPTNRTIDNSIVRLRQAFGDRGEDAIRSVRGVGYQWIGDLKNV
- a CDS encoding sensor histidine kinase, with amino-acid sequence MKVFDSKKIVLPVIWVLTTVSLGVWWLFLGLRQNRMATELASRLGSKIENDFLDKLERQSAMIKMEGAFFLFLLVSGGGTLVWLTFREEKRNKLIHDFFSTVTHEMKTPLASLRLQAESLLEEGVDAGKDKLLHRLLKDSDRIESQMNKALYLASLMRSEGLYLEELDLRHWEESLREEWSELDIQTEWKETKVLADRRALESIFRNLLENSVQHGGATKVKILSESVSGDKIKFRFEDNGKGFSGDFRLLGRLFLRHTSTSGTGVGLYLAEKLAGRMGGDFSVRNSESGGFLAELVLPSYSSKGRNGV
- a CDS encoding hydroxymethylbilane synthase — translated: MSDVLRIGSRKSSLAKLQTCLVQDQLCKLYPELELQLFFKEASGDQDLSTPLWKMGSRGVFTQDLTKELVQGNVDVVVHSYKDLDLEGHEGTEIIMVLPRADQRDVLLFKRSSYENPPKEIKIHSSSPRREYNLTAFLPGALPSRLQNLPISFHPVRGNVQTRLRKWKADPEVSGLVVAKAALDRLLSENFSFSSTEEYSELRKEIRSAISNELFMVLPLSKNPNAPAQGALAAEIRKGDERTKKLLLPLSDLKEEEAVLEERKILSYFGGGCHQKIGVSVILGGASDFLFVRGKTDSGSELDAFDRWKGKELPLPSSLDLVFPKPRQGFRMKRSPVQTSVPKEKFWFVSRADSLPKDWVLPGVGTIFIVAGAKTWEKLASRDVWVNGSTDGLGEEDAKNIVSFYESNPDFIKLTHEESDIIEGVWRRFVTYKVDFDSEQPDLSAYSHFFWMSASQFDRAYKKNPEIGSRIHSCGTGATYKYIRKTLGEDAKIFAFPNFESWERACEGEVPDFLTKRGAI
- the hemN gene encoding oxygen-independent coproporphyrinogen III oxidase yields the protein MNSKSDLIRKYDVPAPRYTSYPTVPYWEDNPTREEWIGSLRRRLVPDDSSVALYLHIPFCETLCSFCGCNTSITKNHTVEDPYVETVLQEFRKYREELPELTKRELRELHLGGGSPTYLSESNLESLLKPILDSWNVSDSPEFSLEVDPRRTRISQLEVLANYGFTRISLGVQDFDPEVQRLVNRIQPYELTETITQGARKLGYHSVNFDLIYGLPKQTKESMRQTIQKTLELRPDRIAFYSYAHVPWIKAAQRLFTEDDLPKGEEKRELYEIGRELFLSAGYKEIGMDHFALESDSLYAAYRNGNLHRNFMGYTTKSTDLLLGLGVSAISDSWDCFYQNEKILKKYQRKISENGQAILRGHKLNSEDLVQRELILKLSTLGKVEVPDPIFEEVRLYLASMEDDNLIEWKGKTLVLTDLGKPFLRNACTGLDMRLRRKSPETKVFSQSI
- the hemB gene encoding porphobilinogen synthase — protein: MSSESLLGLRRNRLNAPLRNLVSSESLNPKKLVQPIFVAESLKSPEKMSSLPGVFRDTSESILSQIESDVKNGVEHFLLFLVPEKKSDDSIPKSFYKNVIGNIKSKFPEIFLWVDTCLCSLTTHGHCGLLDPKGRIDNIKSVKRLSELALCYAESGADGISPSDMMDGRIRSHRNILDSNGFQHVPIMSYSTKFKSHFYGPFREAAESAPGHGDRSSYQIDVRNREDSILSSVRDTEEGADLLMVKPGITSIDLILPIKEQTGLPVGAYQVSGEYASIAMLAENGFCKFEDALKETWQVFSRAGVSYLITYAARRGKEILG
- a CDS encoding LA_0442/LA_0875 N-terminal domain-containing protein, whose translation is MSSLHLRKIIPILLIVFAPIGIFPVTVLLREGGKVKGDIITQNQHSVLLQTESGKRKVDKDLILKILFQDVNDDEEEKIRKEEEDKLAADKKEQEDKEAAQRQLDEEKQKEEDLKKQAAADEEARRLEELRKQEAKRPLNALMRSAAIPGWGQYYTDRKFQSLLYPTLFAAAAFVAYDKFRVYRTSVKEYGDLGNPYTRESLTLAALGQAQAAVTPSLSPIDAYLANQSSQVQLKREEADKNFKEYQGALYVLGGIYLLNLIDSYLFANSVKSVVQFSDGQSKGMVISAIPASVGAGSGFSGNGTFSGMETKYTMGYRFEF
- a CDS encoding uroporphyrinogen decarboxylase family protein, yielding MSNTRFQAALKLEPQATPPIWMMRQAGRYHWHYQNLRKKHSFEELCKVPELAAEVAFGPVDDFDFDTAILFSDILFPLEAFGMGLRFGEEGPKLGWHLSTLEDLNKFYSLEEAVEFMGFQKDAVIRTRKRIPKDKSLIGFVGGPWTLFCYATQGKHDGNLILPKVSAELREGFYEKILALLKENIRLQLEGGAEIVMVFDTAAGDASPVFFQEAILPTIKVLVEAFPGKIGYYAKNLAPGSLQSLREISGLIGFGMDHRTDIVGFLGNGSHFVQGNFDQALLFMEPGEFKKYLNRWIRPFLDLVPEKRAGWVCGLGHGVLPKTPEANIRTFVNTIREAFV
- the hemL gene encoding glutamate-1-semialdehyde 2,1-aminomutase; this encodes MFPSSKELFERAKKVAPGGVHSPVRSFRSVGGDPVFFQSGKGAKLTDVSGKEYIDYCLSFGPLILGHRDEDVQKIVSETAELAWSFGAAEPYSLELAEWIVSKIPWVEKIRFVNSGTEAVMSALRVARAATGRDKILKFDGCYHGHLDALLVKAGSGLAGESSSDSAGIGSELIKNTLVLPLDDEKSVEELFAKEGKNIAALVIEPLPANYGLLIQRKEFLSKIVEIARKHGTLVLFDEVISGFRVGLTGMSGELGIAPDLVTYGKIIGGGFPVGAYAGKAELLDLVAPQGPVYQAGTLSASPFGMRAGLATLKKCEKENVYNVLENRTKSFVSGMVSILRERDPEGDWDSSIHSSLFWFHKKAPSPIRTVDKIPAGHKEGFAKVFHALLSEGIYLAPSGYEVGFLSYAHSDKILSETLEKADFALKKLKV